The genomic region AATATTTAGATACAAAATTCCGACACATTGCACGCCGACCCGACCCGAGAGTGATATCTCACTCCCGGGCGTATGACTCACGCGATCCCGGCTGAAGTCGACTCATCCAGTCCCATGGCATGCAGGCGTGAGTAGTAGCCGTTCTTTTCCAGTAACTGGGAATGGCTACCCCGCTCGACTATACGTCCCTGATCCATGACCAGAATCAGGTCGGCCTTCTCGATGGTCGACAAACGGTGGGCAATCACCAGGGTGGTGCGCCCCTTCATGACCTTGTCCAGCGCGGCCTGGATGTGCCGCTCGGATTCGGTGTCGAGTGCCGATGTAGCCTCATCGAGAATCAACAGTGGCGCGTTCTTGAGCAGGGCACGGGCAATGGCCAGACGCTGGCGCTGACCACCAGACAGCAGGACGCCGTTCTCGCCGACCTGGGTATCCAGCCCCTTGGGCAACTGATCAATGAAATCCTTCGCGTAGGCGTCGCGAACAGCCTTCTCGATTTCCTCGCGAGGCGCACCCGCCAGATCGCCATAGGCGATGTTGTTGGTAACCGTATCGCTGAACAACGTGACGTGCTGGGTCACCTGGGCGATATGTCTACGCAGATTCAGCAGGCGGTACTCTTCAATCTCCAACCCATCCAGCAGGATTTCGCCCTGCTCATGGTGATAGAAGCGTGGAATGAGGCTGGCCAGGGTCGACTTGCCACTACCGGAGCGCCCTACCAACGCGACCATCTGACCCGGCTCGACGCTGAACGATATGTCGTCCAGCACCAGGCGCTCGGTCCCCGGATAGGTAAAACTCAGGTTACGGACATCCAACCGCCCCTCGATCACATCCCGCTCGACGGTGCCGTGATCCACTTCCGGGGCCACATCCAATTGTTCGAAGATGCTCTCGGCACCCGCTACACCTTTCTGGATGGTCGAACTGACCTCAGACAACTGGCGGATTGGTTTTGGCAGCAGACCCGCCAGCGTGATGTAGGCGACCATGTCGCCCGCCGAGGCGTCACCGCGCAGATAGAGCACCAGGAACATCAGTACTGCCATCGCAATGTAGATCACCAACTGCAGCATCGGCGTATAAATAGCGCCAGTACGGGTCATGCGCAGTTGCTTATCGGTATTGCTCTGGCTGGCATTCAGGAAACGTTTTTGCTCGTAGGTTTCTCCACCAAAACTGCGAACAACGCGATAACCCTGGATGGTTTCGGAGGCTACATGGGTCACATCCCCCATCGCCACTTGGATTTTCTTGCTCTGCTTGCGAAATTTCTTGCTTGCCGTACGCACCATTACCGCGATCAGCGGCAGGATGGCAATCATGACCAGTGTCAGACGCCAGTTCATGAACAACAGCGAGACGAAAAGGAAAATCACCGTCATGCCTTCACGAAACACGACCTTGATCGCATCCGTGGCCGCCCCGGTGACCATGGTGACGTTGAAGGTGATACGTGAAATCAGATGGCCAGAGTTATGTTGGTCGAAGTAACGGTTTGGCAGTGTCAGCAGGTTGTTGAACAACTGAACCCGCAAGTCGTGAACCAGACCGAGGGAGACCTTGGCCAGCAGGTAGTTCCCCAGGTATGAGCCCAACCCCTGCCATGCGGCAATCAGGATGATCAGTAGCGGCACGGCCTGCAGCAATTGCAGGTCACGTAGATAAGGCACGTTGGGGAACAGCGCGGCTTCGGGATTGGACAGGCCATCGACAAAATACTTGAGGATGTAACCCAGCATGGGCTGCGTCGAAGCGAAAATCAGGAACCCGACGATGCTGAGCGAGAACAGACCTATGTAAGGTCGCACATAGCCCAGCAGGCGGAAGTAGACTTTCAAGCTAGACGGGCTTGCGGAGAGACTGGATTCGGTCATGTCACGCGGCGGTAATTGAAAAAGGAGGCTGACTTTAGCACAGCTTCTCTGTTGTACTGAGTACCACTTGGCTCCAAGCCCCTGCCGACCCGGTAGACGACATTAAATAGCCAGTAAGTTAGTATGGCCTTTCATCTTTCGGAATGATTTTTAGCATGCATTTCAGTGGCTTGAATAACGCCTCCAATCGAGTGTTCGATTTCATCTGCCTGTGGCTGCTGCCCTTGGGTTACCTGCTGCTGTTAAGCGACATGTTCTTTCTGCCGGGTCGCAGCATGCATCACAAGATCTACTACGCGCTGTTCAGCGCACCGGCCCTGATCGCCCTGCTCATACGGCCACGAGAGCTCAAGGAGCTAATACGCGAACCGCTGTTCATCGCCATCCTGGCGTTCGTCGTGTGGACGATCCTGAGTCTGCTATGGAGCCCGCCAGTACCGGATGCCTGGAGCGACACCAAGCCGCCGCTACATACTCTGATGCTGTTCATCGGTTGCACCCTGCTGGTGCGCTACCGACCGGACAGCCTGCAACCGCTGCTGTTCTGCGCGGCCCTCATCGGCCTGGGCGCCACCCTGTACAATCTCTACATATTCTGGCGAACCCACACGCCGGAACTACGCATGGTCGGTGCCGGCGCTTTCGACAACCCGCTGCTCAGTTCCCATGTATTCGGCTTTTTCTGCGTTTACTGGATGAGTCTGAGCATGCTCTGCAAACGCCCGCAGACGCTATTGCTGAGCCTGCCGGCGCTGCTGATCATGTTCTGCGCTGTTGTCGCCACCGGTTCGCGAACCCCTCTCGTCGCGCTTACCCTCGCAGCCCTGTGGTTGAGCTTCATCTGCTGGAACCGTCGTTCACTGCTGGTTCTGGGAACGATGCTGGCATGTGGCATCGTAGTCTTCAGCTTTTTTTCCGAAATGCTTTTCGAACGTGGCAACTCGTTCCGCTTCGAACTGTGGCGCATGACCCTGGAGCAGATCGTCCTCCACCCCTGGATCGGACACGGCTACAACGCCGAGTTGAGCATCGATCCCGGAACCGGCTACAACCTGAGCGAACCCCACAACTTTGCCCTCGGTGTGTTCTTCTATGCGGGGATAATCGGCTTCCTGCCTTGGGCCTTCATGCTTGGCTGGGGTCTCTTGAGCAGTTGGCGACAACGCGCACAACCACTATTCATCCTGGCCTCCAGCTGGCTGGTATTCGGCATAGGCGCCGGACTTACCGAGGGCGGCGGCACGCTGTCACGTCCTAAAGAACACTGGTATCTGCTCTGGGTACCTCTGGCGCTGATTCTCGCCCTGACCGTAGCTCGCCGCACCTGGCGTCTGCTGGACAGGCACGTACGGGCGCTGGATGCGGCCACCTTTGCGGAACTGACCCGCGACTCTCGAATCATCGAAGAGGACGGCTTGGGTCCCAAGGTTTTGTGCCTGCAGAACGGAGAATACCTGAAGCTCTTTCGCTCGCGCCGGTTCTACAGTTCCGGCAGTTTCTATCCACAGTCGGAACGCTTCGCGGTCAACAGCGACCGTTTGCGTGCTATCGGCATTCCGACCCCGGAGATTCTCGACCTTTATCACCTCAACGGTGGCAGCACCGCCGTGCACTACCAGCCGCTACCAGGCCAGACGCTACGCCAGGTGCTTCAATCGGTAGGATCTGGAGCAGTACGTGAAGCACTGATTGAGCGTTTCGGCAGCTTTCTGGGGCAACTGCACGAGCGCGGGGTCTATTTCCGCTCGCTGCACCTGGGCAACGTCCTGCTGCTGGAGGATGGTGAGTTCGGCCTGATCGACCTGGCTGACATGCGAGTCTACCCCTCACCTCTGAGGCAAGCACTGCGCCAGCGGAACCTGCGTCATATGCAGCGTTACCGCGAGGATCGTGGATGGCTCTTTGAAGAGCAGCTACCAGCGCTACTCAAGGGTTATGCTTCGACAGCCTCCGATCATTCAGCCACCTGCCTGCGCAAGGAGGCACAACTCCTGACACTGGCCACCAAGGCCTGATGGGCTCTCGACGCAGCACCGCCCAGGGTGCTGCGACTGCTTGCGCAAATCAGCACTGGCGTTGCCGGGCGTACGCCAGAAATCCTTCGATATCTTCGCTGCACAGCTTGTCGGCCAAACCGTACAGCTCTTCTTGCGGCCAATCCCACCAGGCACTGGCCAGCAAGGCCTGACGCTGCTCCTCGGGAAAACGCCAGCGCAGGAAGCGAGCCGGATTCCCCCCCACCACCGCATAAGGCTCCACGTCACGGGTCACCAGGGCACCCGCCGCAATGATCGCTCCGGTTCCCACTGTGACGCCGGACAACAGCGTGCAGTTGGAGCACAACCACACATCGTTGCCAATCGTCACGTCCCCATGAGTGCCGCTGTAGCCGCTGATATGCGAGGCCTGCGAAACCATGGCAGGGAACGGAAAGGTTGTCACCCAGTCGGCGCGATGATGACCTCCGAGAAAGAT from Pseudomonas asplenii harbors:
- the msbA gene encoding lipid A export permease/ATP-binding protein MsbA translates to MTESSLSASPSSLKVYFRLLGYVRPYIGLFSLSIVGFLIFASTQPMLGYILKYFVDGLSNPEAALFPNVPYLRDLQLLQAVPLLIILIAAWQGLGSYLGNYLLAKVSLGLVHDLRVQLFNNLLTLPNRYFDQHNSGHLISRITFNVTMVTGAATDAIKVVFREGMTVIFLFVSLLFMNWRLTLVMIAILPLIAVMVRTASKKFRKQSKKIQVAMGDVTHVASETIQGYRVVRSFGGETYEQKRFLNASQSNTDKQLRMTRTGAIYTPMLQLVIYIAMAVLMFLVLYLRGDASAGDMVAYITLAGLLPKPIRQLSEVSSTIQKGVAGAESIFEQLDVAPEVDHGTVERDVIEGRLDVRNLSFTYPGTERLVLDDISFSVEPGQMVALVGRSGSGKSTLASLIPRFYHHEQGEILLDGLEIEEYRLLNLRRHIAQVTQHVTLFSDTVTNNIAYGDLAGAPREEIEKAVRDAYAKDFIDQLPKGLDTQVGENGVLLSGGQRQRLAIARALLKNAPLLILDEATSALDTESERHIQAALDKVMKGRTTLVIAHRLSTIEKADLILVMDQGRIVERGSHSQLLEKNGYYSRLHAMGLDESTSAGIA
- a CDS encoding bifunctional O-antigen ligase/aminoglycoside phosphotransferase family protein → MHFSGLNNASNRVFDFICLWLLPLGYLLLLSDMFFLPGRSMHHKIYYALFSAPALIALLIRPRELKELIREPLFIAILAFVVWTILSLLWSPPVPDAWSDTKPPLHTLMLFIGCTLLVRYRPDSLQPLLFCAALIGLGATLYNLYIFWRTHTPELRMVGAGAFDNPLLSSHVFGFFCVYWMSLSMLCKRPQTLLLSLPALLIMFCAVVATGSRTPLVALTLAALWLSFICWNRRSLLVLGTMLACGIVVFSFFSEMLFERGNSFRFELWRMTLEQIVLHPWIGHGYNAELSIDPGTGYNLSEPHNFALGVFFYAGIIGFLPWAFMLGWGLLSSWRQRAQPLFILASSWLVFGIGAGLTEGGGTLSRPKEHWYLLWVPLALILALTVARRTWRLLDRHVRALDAATFAELTRDSRIIEEDGLGPKVLCLQNGEYLKLFRSRRFYSSGSFYPQSERFAVNSDRLRAIGIPTPEILDLYHLNGGSTAVHYQPLPGQTLRQVLQSVGSGAVREALIERFGSFLGQLHERGVYFRSLHLGNVLLLEDGEFGLIDLADMRVYPSPLRQALRQRNLRHMQRYREDRGWLFEEQLPALLKGYASTASDHSATCLRKEAQLLTLATKA
- a CDS encoding CatB-related O-acetyltransferase — encoded protein: MGWIQRFFEKRAKRAIRKLPKIERGAVRFKQRYPDYGFGQGSYGLPQVHDWQEGSTLNIGAYCSIAEGVQIFLGGHHRADWVTTFPFPAMVSQASHISGYSGTHGDVTIGNDVWLCSNCTLLSGVTVGTGAIIAAGALVTRDVEPYAVVGGNPARFLRWRFPEEQRQALLASAWWDWPQEELYGLADKLCSEDIEGFLAYARQRQC